A single genomic interval of Aureliella helgolandensis harbors:
- a CDS encoding DUF1559 domain-containing protein has translation MVHHPNRTQARQALTLIETVASISIIGILAAILIPAVQAVRESARKAHCQDNLKQIALATHAFHNANNALPSFYNGTSLPFPLQEWDLFHTHSWRATLLPHLEQTALRESIAWDSLATSLENEPVATTVVPPYVCPSGTSPTTNMGWVIRYGSMSVPEPNRTEADICQVVRSDYDAMAGILVIPDTSPSGVNPYSTKFVRWGVWGWPDFDNNAISGGKLLRYRPGKFRDISDGLSNTIMLVERGGRPIHLVDGRPKATPDNPDAVYLGQTGWSASNTFVWAINGHNVGINQDNATGIYSSHAGGAYIALADGSVSFLTESTDFHTLARMFGRSDGDR, from the coding sequence GTGGTACATCACCCCAATCGCACTCAGGCACGGCAAGCACTAACGCTGATCGAGACGGTCGCCTCGATCAGCATCATTGGAATCCTCGCAGCCATTCTCATCCCTGCTGTTCAGGCTGTACGCGAGTCCGCACGAAAAGCACATTGCCAAGACAACCTGAAACAGATTGCACTCGCTACGCATGCATTTCACAACGCGAACAACGCACTCCCTTCCTTCTACAACGGGACATCCCTCCCCTTTCCGCTACAAGAGTGGGATCTTTTTCATACACACTCTTGGCGTGCTACCCTGCTTCCTCACCTCGAGCAGACCGCCCTCCGTGAATCGATTGCCTGGGATTCGCTGGCGACTTCGTTGGAGAACGAACCTGTCGCAACCACGGTAGTTCCTCCTTACGTCTGCCCAAGTGGCACGTCTCCAACTACAAACATGGGATGGGTAATCCGATATGGCTCGATGTCGGTTCCAGAACCCAACCGCACCGAGGCCGACATATGCCAAGTGGTCCGAAGCGATTACGATGCGATGGCTGGAATTCTCGTAATTCCCGACACCTCACCGAGTGGCGTAAACCCGTATAGCACAAAGTTCGTTCGCTGGGGCGTCTGGGGTTGGCCCGACTTTGACAACAATGCAATCTCCGGCGGCAAACTACTGCGGTACCGGCCTGGAAAATTCAGAGACATATCGGATGGCCTGTCCAACACAATCATGCTGGTCGAACGCGGTGGACGCCCGATACATCTTGTCGATGGACGCCCCAAGGCAACCCCAGACAACCCAGACGCAGTCTACCTCGGTCAAACGGGATGGTCGGCGAGCAATACATTCGTATGGGCCATCAATGGCCACAATGTTGGAATTAATCAGGACAACGCAACTGGCATTTACTCGTCGCATGCAGGCGGCGCGTACATAGCACTTGCTGACGGTTCTGTTTCGTTTCTCACGGAATCCACTGATTTCCACACGTTGGCTCGAATGTTTGGCCGCTCGGACGGTGATCGTTAG
- a CDS encoding IS110 family RNA-guided transposase yields the protein MKILALDLGKFNTMCCFFDTKTRKHSFLNATTDRNYLSTVFKKHKIDLVVMEACGPSGWINDLAESLGLQTFVCSTNEEAWKWSNVKRKTDKDDALKLARMATMSELKPVHMPSETHREFRSLVKYRKTLDWRINKIKCTIRAWFVNHGISIDRGDKAWHTGRALINSYRKPLTECSAKELWKGELDLELTQLDSLSTQLDGVVKKLEAIGKADPRIVRLRTIPGVGPRTAEILVACIDDSHRFENGRQVSAYFGLVPRQFQSGETDRNGRITKRGNPLARTILVECAWASLRYNPWSKGVYDRICGKQKTRKKKAGVALARKIAVIAWAMLRDEKDWDPVTMIRTTKSFGGTLPLDEETFRTMPPKENSDQRKSRLRREAREAEELTQRCAAKASPTTKSASKSKSKPTQVGKSTKQQSAKSQAKLQAKSITTPRSPIGSKSKQATTKTAQPRRARKPVSAA from the coding sequence ATGAAGATTCTCGCTCTTGACCTCGGCAAATTCAATACGATGTGCTGTTTCTTTGATACAAAAACTCGCAAACACTCCTTCCTCAATGCCACTACCGACCGCAACTACCTCTCGACTGTCTTCAAAAAGCATAAGATCGACTTGGTGGTTATGGAGGCGTGTGGTCCGTCAGGCTGGATCAACGATCTAGCTGAGTCTTTGGGCCTCCAAACGTTCGTCTGCTCGACCAACGAAGAGGCTTGGAAGTGGTCCAACGTTAAACGCAAAACTGACAAGGATGATGCGCTCAAGCTGGCGCGTATGGCTACCATGAGTGAACTCAAGCCGGTTCACATGCCCTCCGAAACACATCGTGAGTTTCGCTCTCTGGTTAAGTACCGCAAAACACTCGACTGGCGGATCAACAAGATCAAGTGCACCATTCGCGCGTGGTTCGTCAACCACGGCATCTCGATCGACAGGGGGGACAAAGCTTGGCACACCGGACGCGCATTGATCAACTCGTATCGCAAACCACTTACGGAGTGCTCCGCGAAAGAGTTGTGGAAAGGTGAGCTCGATCTTGAATTGACGCAGCTCGATTCTCTGTCCACACAACTTGACGGGGTCGTCAAGAAACTCGAAGCGATCGGCAAGGCCGATCCTCGCATCGTACGACTGCGCACGATTCCCGGCGTTGGACCACGCACGGCTGAAATCCTGGTGGCCTGCATCGACGATTCGCACCGCTTTGAGAACGGACGCCAAGTGTCGGCCTACTTCGGCTTGGTACCTCGGCAATTTCAATCTGGTGAAACCGATCGCAACGGCCGCATCACCAAGCGGGGCAACCCGCTGGCTCGGACCATTCTTGTCGAGTGCGCTTGGGCCTCGCTGCGATACAATCCGTGGTCCAAGGGAGTCTACGATCGCATCTGCGGTAAGCAGAAGACACGCAAGAAGAAGGCGGGAGTGGCGTTGGCTCGTAAAATCGCGGTGATTGCTTGGGCCATGCTCCGCGATGAAAAGGACTGGGATCCGGTCACCATGATTCGTACTACCAAGTCGTTCGGTGGAACGCTTCCCTTGGATGAAGAGACCTTTCGAACGATGCCTCCTAAGGAGAACTCGGACCAACGTAAGAGCCGCCTTCGCAGGGAAGCCCGCGAAGCCGAAGAGCTCACGCAGCGTTGCGCCGCCAAGGCGTCGCCCACGACAAAGTCAGCCAGCAAATCCAAGTCGAAGCCCACGCAGGTTGGTAAGTCGACGAAACAGCAGTCTGCCAAGTCGCAGGCGAAATTGCAGGCGAAATCAATCACCACGCCGAGAAGTCCCATTGGCTCAAAGTCGAAACAAGCCACCACGAAAACCGCCCAACCACGGCGAGCAAGAAAGCCAGTATCCGCTGCCTGA